Below is a genomic region from Argopecten irradians isolate NY chromosome 14, Ai_NY, whole genome shotgun sequence.
CTGCATATTATCTACGTATACGTAATGTGCACGTAAGTCTGTATCCGGCTTCACGGTCTAGTGAATGTTTGTGGTTACCgattttcaataaaatcaattcGAGGCACATTCCATGgggaatgtaaaaaaaaagaaatatgcaTTGCAGTattacggcggcgtattagggccactatataatttaatttatcttgtacgtacaagttagtatcttgtaatatttttatagtgatattgcGTCGATACCAATCATTTAAAATGAATCAGCATTACTGAAAAGATGCATGTTTCTTCAGgcattttattttgacattgatgtacttttttgttaattattctTGCGGTTACGtgagaaataattttaaaatgaacgCACTGCTCCTGTATGCGCATGCGCAGATCAGCTTTTAATCTATAAGTCGTGCTACtgtgtttattttgatttataatcAGACAGGTTTATTAGAGAGAGCTGTATATGTGTCTTAACCTTGTTAACGATGGTTTCTAATGTTACGATTGGAAGTGGCGTTGTAGCCTTGATGCTGCTAACTCTACATATCATATCATTAGCAACACCGAACTGGTTCATTGTTGCGTCTGACGGAAGGATCCTCGTACGAGTGGGGCTGTTTGCCGTCTGTCCAGAGGAAGGGGACACATGTATTCCGTACGGCGACATTATGTTTGAAAAGGATAACAAGTCATGTAAGTACCTACagagtgtatatatatctaacacACAATGGTAATTTTACCCATTGTTACAAGGGTCCATCTTACCTTCCAATGTTCAATATGTTACATGCGTATGtccaaaaacaacacaatattgGTGATTCAGACAGGAGTATGtccaaaaacaacacaatattgGTGATTCAGACAGGAGTATGtccaaaaacaacacaatattgGTGATTCAGACAGGAGTATGtccaaaaacaacacaatattgGTGATTTAGACAGGAGTATGTCcaaaaacaacataatattGGTGATTTAAACAGGAGTATGTCcaaaaacaacattatattGGTGATTTAGACAGGAGTATGtccaaaaacaacacaatattgGTGATTTAGACAGGAGTATGtccaaaaacaacacaatattgGTGATTTAGACAGGAGTATGTCcaaaaacaacataatatttGTGATTCATACAGAAACTCGAACTCGTTATAAAATCCTAATCCATATTCAAAATGAATGGAATACGtgtaaatatttacacaatccatatacatgtatattttatacttCACATTGACCAATTAACATTAACAAAACACTTTATTTCTGTTTAGCTGCCTATTTTGCCTACGTCGGACTCAATGTCATTGGATGTATATGTAACGTTATATTCCTCATAAGCTGTATCGCCCACGCATGCGCCACTCATCCTCATCCGGAGAGATCCTTTGTCACCCGCCAGGCCTCTATTTGGTTTTTCGCAGGTAAACATCGTCTTCTTTTATcataaaacagataaaaaaatgCAACATAATTGTTATTTAAAAGTTGGGGGAATACACAACCCTACAAACGGTCTCTTCCGCATACAGTTTCACTTGTCTCATGACTACATACTTCACCCGTCACTGGGCTGCCAAATGACCAAGAGCATCACAGGCTGATGGGTATATAAAGACCGTGTAATTAATGAGAACTGTCTGTCCATTGGttggtctttataaacagatTTGTCTGTCgtattaaagtttggtaaatatttattcaaaattattaaaaaaatattatcatacagaatgtatatatttgaatatttataatgtgaTTTTTTAAGCTACACACGTATATCGATAGGTTCTGCCCTTAATTGCGCTTATAAAAATGCTAGTGCCACGTGACATATAGGGGGCAATACGTATGTATTACTGATAGAAACAACACAAAggaaatatatgtaaattgtgTATTATATTCAGTTCTAATACATACAAGAGAACCAAATGTTGTCATTTACTCGCTTAAACATATAAGTTTTAAAACTAGTATGAAAATAGTTTGGCTAATTCCCATATTTACTTGCGACAAACAAAAACCGGTTGAATTAATACTTTTATTAAATGCAATGTTTCCGTAATTTCAGCTGGATTTCTCATCGCTGCGGTGGTTTGGATATTTGTATCGCTGGTTGCTGCTGAGGAAAAACTTTCCTCATTGGGCTCGCTGTCCACTCTCTCAATTAAACCCGGATATTCATTTTACATAGCTTGTATTACCGGCGGTTTTTATTTCCTATCCGCCTCATTCCTTGTCACTTATGCCAGACGTTTGCCTGCGGTTGTCACATCTGGTGCTGTGATCAGCCACAATCCCCAGGTGATTGTGATGCAGGCAGGAACCTCGTCAATCAGCAGTACAGGGGACACACTGGGACAGTTCTACAGTCCTCCACCGACGTACCCCATTACTGGTACTGGAGGGTACCCATCTAATTACAGGACGCCACAAGACGACCCGTCATACAAGTACGATCAATAGGCATATCTTCATCCTTTCCGTGGGTAAAAGCAGATCTCTTCCCCTCTGGGGAATTTGCTGTTACATGGAATAAGGGATATGGCCAAGAGGAACGAAGGcgttttaatgtttatttatatagaCCGATGGCGAGTTTAAATCCCTATGGACAAATATGTTATAGATTTGGATGGTTAGATCATGTTAAACAGATTTCAATAATACTGgattcacatatatatatatatatatatgacagtgAAATATCTATGAATGCAAGTTTAAAAGCATGAAGATGACAAGGTCGTCGAAAAGGCTGCTTTTTAAATCTTGAAATCTTAActacttatatacatatacattaatatagaataattttgttatatcttaAATCATGCTAAAAATTTGTTGAATTtagaaataaagatatatattttgcaaaTATAAAGCCTTTTTTATAAGTATGAAACAATAAGTTGCAAAATTGGATTGAGTACAAGACATTCGGGGAGATATGTGTAATGATGTTATTACACGTCTCGATGACTAGTGGGCTGTACCCTATCACCTTGACCCGATCAATTGTGTTAATGGATGTGACACTGGAGATGTAACTACATACATGCATATTCCAACATGAAtacaatgttttgaaatatcCGGGGAGGTATCTGTCGgagtaaaacatgttttaattgtaaaacCATTAAGGCACTGACTAAATATATTGTGTGAATACTACCATTCATACTAGTGTAATGTGTAGGCTActtttttataaattacattttttaattaacaGTTAAAGACATTAAATGTTGCATACATCCGTAATTAAGATTCGTTTTGCTGAATTATCTCTGCTTCCGTAAATCATACACAGCCGACCATAACACAAACATGTAAAGAGATTGTAATGGCAACAGTGAAAATTCAATATCCATGTAGAATCTAATGAGCCATCACTGTAGGCCGAATAAAATAGCTTAGCAGTATGCTGCGCAACTAAAATAAAATCGAAAAAACAACCTGTGTTCAATCTTGTATATAAACCATAATATCACAATATCTTTACACAAAATCTCTTATCAACATTTGCCATCAGaataacatatacaaatgtatatctgaatgatttttgttttattagtttaacgtcctattaacagtaagggtcatgtaaggacgtgccaggtttgttagtggatggaagccggagtacccggagaaaagtCACCGaacaacggtcagtacctgtcaactgctccacatgggattcaaacccgcatctcagaggtggagggcttgtggaaATATATTGGGACATCTTAATCACTCGGTTACCGTGGCCCCTTATATGAATGAAAGGGTAACGTCcagttttttttcatcttttgtcCTCTGATCacgttcagatctacactgataACTCAAAAGATGACGAGAAAGTTGCAGCAGCATGCAGGTCATCATTATTCATCCACCCAACTTTCAGATGGTGTCTGGTGTCTCGACCATCATTTCTTGGAGGCGTGACCCATCCATCTGACTTACGGCCACATTAAAGAATATTGATCAGTCATTCAATTTTATCAATCATTTAAGATACCCACCATGTTAAGTAAGTAacctttgtaactgaagaataaTACTAAATCAtcagctcctgtttttgataaaacaaaattaccatttgtcagcggtggagcatctttaaagtttgCATTCAAGACACACCGAAAACACTTTAAtacgaaaacaaaaataaaacttgtatatacatattttgaaaGACCCTAATGTgcataattatgtacatttatctTGATTCCAATCCATGTGAGGATAAATGATAAAGCAGCCAAGACAGCGCTTAACATTGGGTTTGGTTGATCAGATATttacgtcctgttaacagccaacCTAATCCAATATATATGGTGtcttgtgtgtgtgaagtgcgaggtgcttgttttgggagaaaAACGTGAGACGCTGTCAAGCGatacgttaggaagaagaaagttatTTAGGAAGAAAAGATGAGAACTTTAGTCGCCCTGTATAATCATGCAATAGTGGCGgcaggtacaatgctaacgtcctacctgcagggcaacaGCACTTTTAATAACATAAACAATTGAAATTGCCACAAACCGATCAAACCCTTTAATTCAATCAGCTATCAAACACCAATGACAAGAAGGCGTTTTACCAACAGGGTTTTAAATACCACTCATCCTGTCCAAGGGGATCAGATTGATGCacactctgttccccttcacccaaggatgtttctggctaaattttgtcacaatccatgcaaaactgtATGACCAGTAGTGATCGAAATGTTGACGTACGATTGATGGACGGACGCCACACTATGACAACAGCTTAACGTACCTTTGGACAAGGTGAGCTCATAAACCGTTTAAAGCACATTCTACACTTACACAAGTTGATTGGATCGTAGAGAGAAAGTTTCTTTTCTTTCCTCCACACCAGTCACACGTATCTCACTCATGTGCATCCCTCTATGTGCCATGAATATGACTCTCCGTTCAcacttttcaaattttgcagtgtcATAGGTATACTACTactttacatttataatgatatttattaattattttgactACAAATGGATTTTACAAGCAAAACATGTCAAATTTTTGACAGAATAGAAATTAAAGGTATTTGGTTTGCACCAAATATTTGGCGTGTAATCCATATTGTCCACACTTTTCAATAACTTTTTAAACATGCAATATATATAATCTTTTATCAGATAGCCAGAAAggattttttaaagaaatccAATTTGTCACAGGTGActgtaaattcaaaattgacCATATTTACCGTAATAAAACACTAATATACATTCCATAAAATTAGTGTATTTTTATTCTTGCATTTTccctaacagtacaaaaaagcTAGACATGCTCTTGGATGAACCAAATCGTTTTTTCCTATAATCCTTCATCCCTGGAGATCCACCTTGATACAGCTAGCAACTAACAATATATTTGTACTATGGGCAGCCTGATGAGACTTATCCAAACTCAATTTTTGAGTTGTCTCTCtgttaatatgttaatatgattatcattcttctttttttcttgtgttattttaaaatcatcaaatatttaagtAAGGTAACTCCTAAGAAACTAATTATGGATAAACACTAGTTATTACAAATGTAGTTTTAACTCcacaaatcaaatatatgtgtattttgtgAGATTGGTTCTTGATGCCCATCAGTGGATGGCTAATTGTGTTAAATACATGTGGACTTTTTAGCCTGTATCTGTTGTGGCGAATAGGAccaatatcataatatatacatactatCAAGTATAGCTAGAATTATGTGATGATATTTGgttattatataacaaaaaggaaaattaactgttaatttatagatttacaataaatatgatcAAAAATTATGTCATTCCTCATCTaggaattacctccccttattttcataaacctcaccatgtatatatgttttatataattatttgtttgtaccaccaatatcgggagaagactaagataggctatgcctgatgtctaatccaaTTGACACTAacatctttttgtcaataaaatatttggaaattgaaattgaaatggtTACTCTTTTAATATAcgaaatcaaataataattagaaagaaatggtgttttttttcgATCGTAACTCTTACTCAAAAGATacaattttttattgatatctGAGAGGATTTGATTACCCTGACGAGTATTGATCCTTCAAGGATATTCTAATCAAGTTAATATTATAAGCACTGGATAACACAGAAATAATCTAATACCACATTTTGAAAACTACTGGAAAAccttttgtttataaaataagaaaatattccTCATGGTGTgattatatgtaaaacaaagtATTTCTCAGAATTgtcatttgaaattttaatttacacgTTAAGTAAATTCTAAGTGGTAAATTTTagtaatatcaattatttattatatacattcaaaatgtataaaaaccatacaaatttatttataaaacgcgtctaagaagaattttttttaaaatgttttgcgAACATTGGTAAAAATGTAAACGTAATGTTACCCAGAAACATATCCAAACGTATCCAATTATTACATTTTCAGATGTTgtaaatgttctaaaaatgctttCGGTAGTGTGTACAAGTACAATGGGTGCTATTGTACAACTGTTCTGTCGTTCCTGCATAATAAGTTTTCTCATCAAAAACTGTAATTAAGCATGGAATATCCAACCAAATCACATAATCAACGtgtaataattttgtataattatgtcactagtgtaatataacctggGTCGCTCTCCATTGGCTATAAAATTGTGACATGACGTCAgtaaataatgacgttacgtcacGATTGTAAGAAGTCGCAATCAAAATGGCTGCCTATGCACGATATTCTACGAAATGAAGATTGATGTGAGTGtttgataaaaagtatatatgtgaattttgtatgaaattttAGGAAACTCTTCGCGAATCTCATATAAAATGGATTCTTGTAAATTCGTTATTCATTTAGATTATTATATATCTTGTTCTGAAGTCTGCAGTTAAATTTAACcaataaatgtattgtatcTAACAATTAGAttactacaatgtaaataacAGAGTTCAACATATGACCAATAAGGGGGTCAAAAGAGGCCCAAACCAAAATATAGTCATTTGTGTACATTTTCATATATGATTTTCAGATACTTGTGTCGCagttttaaaatagaaaacTGTGTTATCAGTAATGTTACCATAATAAGTTTTTatgtagttaaaaaaaaacacaaaaaaacaatataaaacttATATCATCATTAACATTCAAGTGCGTTTGAAACAATAGCATTGTGTGAAATGGCATGCTTGTAATTTTGTTACGAAGAGTCACAAGGCTTATGCAATATTatgctattccgtctttgcgtatcacagagttagctcccttgcgggtaggtatcgattgttacgtcattattttgtgagcgcaattcacgtcgttttctccgaaacgtatgactttacgctcccaaacacacgacgtcacaatttgtttgtttgtttgattaattaacgtcctattaacagctatggtcatgtaaggacggcctcccatgtatgcggtgtgttgcgtgtatgttgtgcgaggtgagtgtactgggagactgcggtatgttcgtgttgtgtcttcttgtatagtggaactgttgccctttttatagtgctataacactgaagcatgccgccgaagacaccaagcaacacactccacccggtcacattatactgacaacgggcgaaccagtcgtcccactccctgtatgctgaacgctaagcaggagcagaaactaccacttttatagactttggtgtgtctcggccaggggacagaacccagagccttcctcacaggggcgaacgctcaactcaagaccaaaagtgaggcggtgccaagggaggcattaggaaagataaagtctgttaggaagaagagaaaagataagatcctaaatttagtcgccttttacgatcatgcaataggggcagcaggtacaattctacgtcacaatcaatacctacccgcaacggcagataactctgtaatgtgcaaattcGGAACATTATACTTTCTGGTTGCAGTGTCGTCAACATGTTGATAGTTTACTACTGATTCTATCTAGCTGTCAAAGTATTTGTTAACAGGTTAAGCAGAAATTAGCTGGACCAGCAAAAcctaaaataattatatatgatcATTAATTTGGCCTATTATTCTTCAAACGTGACAATATTTCACTCAAAAATgttcacatgaaattcacaaaataCACATGAAACAATCTTTGCTTTGTATGGTAAACCTACCTGAGAAATTGTTATCAAACTAAAGGTGATTAACACAGAGCATTTTATGTTCTAAGCACATATGGGAGTACATCTCGGACCTAACGTAGAGCGATAGTTTTCTCTCCCATATATTGTAGTGTTCATTTGATCTCATAAGGTATTGTTACAAACTTAGTTTCAGATCTctttaacttttaaaaacaaacaagcaCTTAACTGACCTTAACATTGAAAAGGACGTTACTGTAAAAAAGTAAGATTTGTCGTGATAGCTTCCCTTTCCATagtatttatttatcttgtatgaAGTTAGACTTTTTAAAGTTATGCCAAATCACCCTTCTTTTCATGACAGCATATTcatttaaaagtacatgtagtattaattgtGTAAGCTGTATATACTTCTATACAATACTATAAAATATTACTCGGATAAAAGCCTTCCCCTACTGATACAAGTGAGTTCCTATCCatgttatttacaaaatattttaagtcATGTTAACTTTgtctttcatttatttatttatttattttatttcttcttttaaaCTATAAAACCAGAAACACTATTGTTTAAGTTCTCTCTCTGttgtatatggtaaatatcaaaatgctTCTTGCAAATGTTTTAGACTGGTAGAACCGGATTATTTAATAACTGCATCAACTGCCCATCTGGCTTTTTGCAGTTGATCACCGTTGATCGtagtaaacttgctgccttccgtCATATATGTTGCCGAttataataatgacgtcacgatAGATTATACCGACGTCATTGAATTTGGAAACTTTCGCTACGCTATATTTGAGTACAATCCGACGTCAAATAGGGATTGGAGTTAGCGCCCCacattgaatatattcttagaggaattgctccatacatgcatggttaacataaaaacgaagtccaatccctatatttacactcacacgactttttagttaaaaaaatgacgtaattattcaataaaagtcggtaaaaagtgggaggagcttactcaattgaacagcgaatgatgactcttcacgtaaggtagaattattcatccgcgacgacaaaagagtgcaatattttagtgtaaataaacatgacaaacaaagtaaatttcagagatagtTTTATTTAATCGGctcaaaactttaaatatatattcattttgctaaaagttaaagtgaatagtcgggcaaagaaaaccagtctaaatgcgttcattggccttccaaaagttttcacatattaatacgacggccaagttctgcttacgtttcccagttctgaccattaaagaaaagaaaagttgaaagcattgaaagcgaggctgcgtggaaatgtaaccacggacatagtgagccgggaggacgttttagaatttccatactttaaattaatttctacgtatgcagacagattttgacgagagattttatttttccatttcataagaaattgtactggatacattcacaccatttttaccgactttagccatccttgcccgactgttcactttaatatagcgtaataacataaaatattttaactcgaccacatgtgtgaactcggtgaccgttattgagcagcgaggcgaagctgacgcacgcttacacactggagtttatcgaagttgtcaaaacaccggtattcaagtagctcaacgtgttcgagattgtcgtctgacttgacgatatcaTAGCCATGTGATtgtataatctacgcttagatccatcgccatcgatagatggaacaacttcacttgtgatCGATGGATACGATGTATTTGTGCAGTATTGCCAACTCACCCGATCACTTTTCTCCGGGTTGACCCGtttttagacattttataatgttatataattttataataaccCGATTGACCTGGCGGGTCATCAAATTTTCAGCACTCGGACCAAAGTGTCAAAGAGCTCACAAAATTACTACAGATCAAGCCATTAGTgcaattttaattacatctCAGGGCTTAAGACTCATATCAGGCCCTTGTATAATGCTGGTAGctatgtttgtgtttacacaTAAAGGTGTGAAATTGTAGCAATTACTTTATTCAGTCATGCATCACGATGTCCATGATCGTTTTTAGCCAGAGCCAGCTAGCAAAATAAGACATGGCCAATTAATACTGTTCAAAATCAGAAATGATATcttcaaaattcttcaaaagTACAAACACTTGTGATCTCAGACAAAGATTTACTCACATGAATAAAACAGTCAACGTGAACGATGTCCTGTTGCATGCAGAAGGCAGGCTAGACAATCATAATGACCTCCATTTTGTTTAGTCCAATATAATAATGAAACCGGACACGTGTAGAACAAAAAATCCGGATTTTactaattattatttcaaagatttttattcaataatttcattaattatcagatattaattatattattacaataAAGCATCATAAGTATTATTGAATAAcattaacaatatcaaaataataaatatatgcatatttaaggcttttaaaaagtgttaaaaattacactaaaatattgttTCGCACATGACCCTTGTTTTGACCCTTTTACCCGTTTTTTCAAGGGTGATCACCCGATTTGACCTCATCAGAGGTTGGCTATACTGTTTGTGGTGACGTGTAACtttcaacacgtggattactagcggtgcatgttttataatacacgtgattaaattatcaaagaacaaagacaagagaatatgtttataactgacctctgtcagagggtctcgCGCCGtcaaccccaaagactcgatcgtaggacacagacacagtggtaatgtttacatttgacatccatcatttttaacaaaaatgaaagcactgcacgtcgccccggtcgggatatttttaccgtttctttatacaattgttaattaaaaaaatgtttgtatcatatttaaatataaaacataaatgtattgtttacttttttcaaaattctatgaaaaacaacaatatacacgtaatgttttgtcaaaatgtaaacaaatccatgtgtttctttaaaataaagTAGCCCCCTTATGTTGCattgaacattttcatacgcaagttcaaagttcaatgttaccatgcagttatggtaaacaaaatcggttagtatttgcgtatagtgaacaagccttgcaagtgtaaatataagtgattatgatgtcaaatTTAAAGGGATTTTCCCttgatctatttttgacacaggtaaCTTGACTCGCGAGAGGAATCTGGACTGAGTTCGGTAACCTCGCGGCGTGGTTTTCGCTACCGATTTtggggttgatatcgcagttgatgaatacttcttaCAAACGTATCgtccaatcaaaatacagcaaaaaaaGAGATAAAAACGTAATACAAAAGTATTACGCGGAAAAGCATTCCCCAACAGATACAAGGAAGTTTGTAGGGTCTTAGTTATGCGGTAAGTTCACAAAGCATCTAAAAcactataataatatataagtaAATATGGCTAATAGCCTCGAACTCCTTGTCTTATATACAGAGACCGGACAGAAGTATTCGGACAAACGCGTCGTGATATATACCGCTAAATTTCGCGCGGCGCGTAAAAATCGGAATAAATCCAGTTTGGCGGCTTGGTTCGCGTCATCGTATACGTCATCGGAAAGATGACGTCATGCGTAATGTTGTGGCGGTAAAAATAAATTACGTCGTCTGCTGACGGAATCGCAGGAATTCACGGAAATAACATGGGTCGTCGTGGTAAAGAAGTGACATCAGGCTTAAGAAAAGCGGTCGTAGCGATGATAGAAGGTgggataaaacaaacaattgttgCAGATAGGTTAGGCATACCAAAATCTACAATTTCTGATATTTGGAAACGATATGTGAGACGAGGAAACATAGAAAATACACATCGATGTGGAAGGGCGCCATATTTGACAGATCGGGACCAGAGAAGGCTCTTAAAAGTTGTGCGTGGAAATAGGAGAAAAACGTTGGATGAAGTAACAGCCGAATTAAATGACTACAGGAACACTGTAAATGATGTACAGGTTAGCAGTAAAACGATTGACCGGAATTTAAAAAATCAGGGATACCGTAGAAGGGTAGTGAAGAAAACCATGGTTGTGCGTGAAGTCAATTTGAGGAAACGTGTGACATTTTGCTTTGCTAAAAGAAATCTGACTGTAGAAAACTATTGGaaagatgttattttttctgatgAAAGTCAAATCGTGATCGGTAATGACAACAGAATTTTTATATGGAGGCGAAAAGACGAGGCATACCGGCCAGCCTGCATCTGTCCGCGGTCACACCGGAAACTTTCCGTGATGATTTGGGGGTGTATTACCCATCATGGAGTTGGTACTGTTTGCAGTGTAAATGGAACCATCAATTCactaaaatatattgaaattttggAAGAGAATTTGTAGCCAGTTTTAGCGAGACGCTTCTTAAACCAAAACTACATTTTTCAACAGGACAATGCTCCGGTTCACAAGGCTCGTGTTGTGTCTGAATATTTTACAAACCATGGTATTCACGTTTTAGAATGGCCCCCACAAAGTCCTGATTTAAATATCATCGAAAATGTGTggttaaaacttaaaatacgACTAAAAACAGTGGTCAACAACATCACTAATCAAACAGAACTTTTTGACGCAATACAAATCATCTGGCAAGGCATTGATGTAGAATACATTCAAGGTTTATACCAATCGATTCCCGATCGTCTGAAGGAAGTACGAAAGTCCAAGGGTCAGATCACCAAATATTAGGTCAGTATCAcaacacatatattttttataaagagTTTTATTTTCCTAGCGAGATGTACACATGACGTTACGGCGGCCATTTTGTCCGAATACTTCTGTCCGGTCTCTGTAGCTTGTTTGTATTTTGCCAATGTTGAATTCAATTTGAATTTATAATGCAATTATAAGATGGATGTGTGTTTCTATTCTGCCATGTAAGTATAGCATATACCTTGTGTCGATTTCCAGGTGTGGTTGTTAAGGAAACGATACGAATGTCGTATACCAAAAagaataatttaataataaaagtgTTCCGCTTGATGAGCAACTAAGGTAAATTCACTACAGTATAGCGTCGGTAGTGACTGCGTTAACGCAGACACGTTTTAATTTCAATGCAACATTGTGCAACTGCGTATATTGAAAGTTTTCTGACAGCGTACCTGAATGTCGTTAGAACTGGGTCGTTCTTTTCACACTGGGTATAATCATGGCatc
It encodes:
- the LOC138306871 gene encoding uncharacterized protein; its protein translation is MVSNVTIGSGVVALMLLTLHIISLATPNWFIVASDGRILVRVGLFAVCPEEGDTCIPYGDIMFEKDNKSSAYFAYVGLNVIGCICNVIFLISCIAHACATHPHPERSFVTRQASIWFFAAGFLIAAVVWIFVSLVAAEEKLSSLGSLSTLSIKPGYSFYIACITGGFYFLSASFLVTYARRLPAVVTSGAVISHNPQVIVMQAGTSSISSTGDTLGQFYSPPPTYPITGTGGYPSNYRTPQDDPSYKYDQ